A region from the Beduinella massiliensis genome encodes:
- a CDS encoding glutamine amidotransferase-related protein: protein MRDMILVVDYQHDFCRNIARKLRAEHIYCKVVARDTAVEQLRAQEASGVILAGGVEDCENTQEQLADCSRIVSLGLPVLAMGSASLLLLGALGGEAGEVCVREQAQSVRYADIPLFDGILEGERWLNCARTLSLPPEVTAIAQCEAGTVAFGHSHQPLYGVQFQVEQNDPDGMAILSNFAQRICRCTTWWSTEAFIERSQSEILRVAGEGRALCAVSGGVDSTVCALLTYRALGARMQAVIVDNGLLRTGEADAAYAMLSDMDISTARVDVSREVFEALKGLSDMEEKRRAVMDVMNGAVDSFARSMGGVQVMVQGTNYSDIMAGHLPERSPEGDMRIVLPLRELFKDEVRRVAEQLSLPGEASRRPPFPAAGLAMRIVGETTPERVAILRAADAIFTEEIRASGQDKRLSKYFPTLAGGAQAGFAGELIVLRAVHASDSKMLPARLAYDLTERVTERILETVPGVSRVLYDLTPSSEQGEGFQ, encoded by the coding sequence ATGCGGGATATGATCCTGGTAGTGGACTATCAACACGATTTTTGCCGCAACATCGCGCGCAAGCTGCGCGCCGAGCACATCTACTGCAAGGTGGTCGCGCGGGATACGGCGGTGGAGCAGCTCAGGGCGCAGGAGGCTTCCGGCGTCATCCTGGCGGGCGGGGTGGAGGACTGCGAAAATACGCAGGAGCAGCTCGCCGACTGCTCGCGCATCGTGTCGCTCGGCCTGCCGGTGCTCGCGATGGGCAGCGCCTCGCTGCTGCTGCTCGGCGCGCTGGGCGGCGAGGCGGGCGAGGTGTGCGTCCGGGAGCAGGCCCAGTCCGTGCGCTACGCCGACATCCCGCTCTTCGACGGCATTTTGGAGGGGGAGCGCTGGCTGAACTGCGCGCGCACGCTGTCGCTGCCGCCGGAGGTCACGGCCATCGCCCAGTGCGAGGCGGGAACGGTCGCGTTCGGCCACAGCCACCAGCCGCTCTACGGCGTGCAGTTCCAGGTGGAGCAGAACGACCCGGACGGCATGGCGATCCTCTCCAACTTCGCCCAGCGCATCTGCCGGTGCACCACCTGGTGGTCCACCGAGGCGTTCATCGAGCGCAGCCAGAGCGAGATATTGCGCGTGGCGGGGGAAGGGCGCGCGCTGTGCGCGGTGAGCGGCGGCGTGGATTCCACCGTCTGCGCGCTGCTGACCTATCGGGCGCTGGGCGCGCGCATGCAGGCCGTGATCGTGGACAACGGCCTCCTGCGGACGGGCGAGGCCGACGCGGCCTACGCCATGCTCTCGGACATGGACATCTCCACCGCGCGCGTGGACGTATCGCGCGAGGTGTTTGAGGCGCTGAAGGGGCTCTCCGACATGGAGGAAAAGCGCCGCGCGGTCATGGACGTCATGAACGGGGCGGTCGATTCCTTCGCCCGCTCCATGGGCGGCGTGCAGGTGATGGTGCAGGGCACCAATTACTCCGACATCATGGCCGGGCACCTGCCGGAGCGCTCGCCGGAGGGAGACATGCGCATCGTGCTGCCGCTGCGCGAGCTTTTTAAGGACGAGGTGCGCCGCGTGGCGGAGCAGCTCAGCCTGCCGGGCGAGGCGTCGCGCCGGCCGCCCTTCCCGGCGGCGGGGCTCGCGATGCGCATCGTGGGCGAGACGACGCCGGAGCGCGTGGCCATCCTGCGCGCGGCGGACGCGATCTTCACGGAGGAGATTCGCGCTTCCGGGCAGGACAAGCGGCTTTCAAAGTACTTCCCCACGCTCGCGGGGGGCGCGCAGGCGGGGTTCGCGGGCGAGCTCATCGTGCTGCGCGCGGTGCACGCGAGCGACAGCAAGATGCTGCCCGCGCGGCTGGCCTACGACCTGACCGAGCGCGTGACCGAGCGCATTTTGGAGACGGTGCCGGGCGTGAGCCGCGTGCTTTACGACCTGACGCCCAGCTCCGAGCAGGGCGAGGGGTTCCAGTAA
- a CDS encoding sugar-binding domain-containing protein: MTEEFRIYHVAKLYYIDHMKQNDIAEMLSISPMLVSRILKRAEQEGIVTFQVRSPNQLDWQLGARLKEKFRGLKEALVVHAPAEADMRAQIGQTAAAYILDVAKDDSILGISWGRNICEVAKALPLSPHPGMQVVQMSGGFLCDTDYMMMPSNLVKLVSERLQCGAVFLNAPLYVSSEEAGRLLAQDPMYRYIQSLAQRCDITLYGLSCIEASSTTTRVGVLSEDSMAELAARGAVGDIMGHFIDAQGEFVDWSGRNCQMGVSLSTVSAAAHAICVAAEPEKAGVMRCAIQRGYTNTVVISSQLAERLLAL; this comes from the coding sequence ATGACGGAGGAATTTCGGATTTATCACGTGGCGAAGCTTTACTACATCGACCACATGAAGCAAAACGATATAGCGGAAATGCTCTCCATTTCCCCGATGCTGGTATCCCGCATCTTGAAAAGGGCGGAACAGGAAGGCATCGTCACATTTCAGGTGCGCTCGCCGAACCAGCTGGACTGGCAGCTGGGCGCGCGGCTGAAGGAAAAGTTCAGGGGGCTGAAGGAGGCGCTCGTGGTGCACGCGCCGGCGGAAGCGGACATGCGCGCGCAGATCGGCCAGACGGCCGCGGCGTACATTCTGGACGTGGCGAAGGACGACTCCATCCTGGGCATATCCTGGGGGCGGAACATCTGCGAGGTCGCCAAGGCGCTGCCGCTGTCGCCGCACCCCGGAATGCAGGTCGTGCAAATGTCCGGCGGCTTCCTGTGCGACACGGACTACATGATGATGCCTTCCAACCTGGTCAAGCTGGTCAGCGAGCGCCTGCAGTGCGGGGCCGTCTTCCTCAACGCGCCGCTCTACGTGTCCTCCGAGGAGGCGGGAAGGCTCCTCGCGCAGGACCCCATGTACCGGTACATCCAGTCCCTGGCGCAAAGGTGCGACATCACGCTGTACGGTCTGTCCTGTATCGAGGCGTCCTCGACCACCACGCGGGTCGGCGTGCTGAGCGAGGATTCCATGGCGGAGCTGGCGGCGCGGGGCGCTGTCGGGGATATCATGGGGCACTTTATCGACGCGCAGGGCGAATTTGTCGATTGGTCGGGCCGCAACTGCCAAATGGGCGTTTCGCTTTCCACGGTCTCCGCGGCGGCGCACGCGATTTGTGTGGCGGCGGAGCCGGAGAAGGCCGGCGTGATGCGCTGCGCCATTCAAAGGGGATATACCAACACGGTGGTGATTTCATCGCAGCTGGCGGAAAGGCTGCTTGCGCTGTGA
- a CDS encoding ABC transporter permease subunit, protein MTAARRAARAPHAKGYRFAHTLLPKLLIYAVLTIGAIAMVLPFFWMVTTSLKQPDEIYILPIQWLPKSPDLGAYAKLFVEYEFGRYLFNTVWLTAVNIGGYVLSCALVAYGFAMQRYKHKNKLFLFVLATMMLPKDVVFYPQFILFRMIGWYGTMLPLWVPAFFGDAFQIFLLRQFFLGISNELRDAAKIDGCSRFRIFWNIYLPLSKPILATSAIYVFMYHWNDFFKPLIYITRESNRTAALALMYLRSSKEALSMMPVQMAASVVLALPCVLIYYFTQRFFIAGTVYKGTK, encoded by the coding sequence ATGACGGCTGCACGCCGCGCCGCAAGGGCGCCGCACGCGAAGGGCTATCGCTTTGCGCATACCTTGCTTCCCAAGCTGCTCATTTATGCCGTCCTCACGATCGGCGCGATTGCGATGGTGCTGCCGTTCTTCTGGATGGTCACCACCTCCTTAAAGCAGCCGGACGAGATCTACATCCTGCCGATCCAGTGGCTGCCCAAGAGCCCCGACCTGGGGGCGTATGCGAAGCTCTTCGTGGAATACGAGTTCGGCCGGTATTTGTTCAACACGGTTTGGCTTACCGCGGTCAATATCGGGGGCTACGTGCTGAGCTGCGCGCTGGTCGCCTATGGCTTTGCCATGCAGCGCTACAAGCACAAGAACAAGCTGTTTCTCTTCGTGCTGGCGACGATGATGCTGCCCAAGGACGTCGTGTTCTATCCGCAGTTCATCCTCTTTCGCATGATCGGCTGGTACGGCACGATGCTGCCGCTGTGGGTTCCGGCCTTCTTTGGCGACGCGTTCCAGATTTTCCTGCTGCGTCAATTCTTCCTGGGCATATCAAACGAGCTGCGCGACGCGGCAAAGATCGACGGCTGTTCGCGTTTTCGCATCTTCTGGAACATCTATCTGCCGCTTTCCAAGCCGATTCTGGCAACCTCGGCGATTTATGTGTTCATGTACCATTGGAACGACTTCTTCAAGCCCCTGATTTACATCACGCGGGAGAGCAACCGCACGGCGGCGCTGGCCCTGATGTACCTGCGCTCCAGCAAAGAGGCGCTTTCGATGATGCCCGTTCAGATGGCGGCTTCCGTCGTGCTGGCGCTGCCCTGCGTGCTGATTTACTATTTCACGCAGCGGTTCTTCATCGCGGGCACGGTCTACAAGGGCACCAAGTAA
- a CDS encoding dihydroxyacetone kinase subunit DhaK, whose translation MKKIINSTETLVEDTLRGYTMAHGDIIRLVPGTHMVERVRPKEAGKVRMLIGNGAGHEPAVACWVGRGMFDLNVVGEIFTCASSAHIYEGIRRLSAGGPVLVAVQNHAGDVLNADMAVARAQAEGIDVQSVLFYDDIASAPRDMIEERRGIGGMLFYAKIVGALAERGAGLAECAAMFERVRETTRTYAVAVTNCTHPITGMAMFAGLPDDRIELGMGVHGEGGGGQIPLPTARELARLLCKTLAEDGGYSAGDRLLLMVNGAGGMTMMELSILYGELADAFAARGLEIVGCKVGSYLTTQELSGVSVSSCAVDGEMLALWNEPCRVGQF comes from the coding sequence ATGAAGAAGATCATCAATTCGACGGAAACCCTCGTGGAGGATACGCTGCGCGGTTATACGATGGCCCACGGGGACATCATCCGCCTCGTGCCCGGCACCCATATGGTGGAGCGCGTGCGCCCCAAGGAAGCGGGCAAGGTGCGCATGCTGATAGGAAACGGCGCGGGCCATGAGCCCGCGGTCGCCTGCTGGGTGGGCCGGGGCATGTTCGACCTGAACGTGGTCGGCGAAATCTTCACCTGCGCATCCTCCGCCCACATTTACGAAGGCATCAGGCGCCTGAGCGCGGGCGGGCCGGTGCTGGTCGCCGTGCAGAACCACGCGGGCGACGTGCTCAACGCGGACATGGCGGTTGCCAGGGCGCAGGCGGAGGGGATCGACGTACAGTCCGTCCTCTTCTACGACGACATCGCGTCCGCGCCGCGCGACATGATCGAGGAACGCCGCGGGATCGGCGGGATGCTGTTTTACGCGAAGATCGTCGGCGCGCTCGCCGAGCGGGGCGCGGGCCTGGCGGAATGCGCCGCCATGTTCGAGCGCGTGCGGGAGACGACGCGCACGTACGCGGTGGCCGTGACGAACTGCACGCACCCCATCACCGGGATGGCGATGTTCGCGGGGCTGCCGGACGACAGGATCGAGCTGGGCATGGGCGTGCACGGCGAAGGCGGCGGCGGGCAGATTCCGCTGCCCACGGCCCGGGAGCTGGCGCGGCTACTGTGCAAAACGCTGGCGGAGGACGGCGGATACAGCGCCGGGGACCGGCTGCTGCTGATGGTGAACGGCGCGGGCGGCATGACGATGATGGAGCTGAGCATCCTGTACGGCGAGCTGGCTGACGCGTTCGCGGCCCGCGGGCTCGAAATCGTGGGCTGCAAGGTCGGCAGCTACCTGACGACGCAGGAGCTTTCCGGCGTGTCGGTCTCCAGCTGCGCGGTGGACGGCGAGATGCTGGCGCTCTGGAACGAACCCTGCCGCGTCGGCCAATTCTGA
- a CDS encoding ABC transporter permease subunit yields the protein MTHSSKLEREERRGFFLFISPWLIGFVLLMLVPMLTSAYISLTRWNLLKPPVFVGLENFKTIFADPLFYKSMRVTFTYTLFAVPLNIVLSVFMAILLNNKIKGMNVYRTLFYLPAVVSGVVIALVWMWMFQPEFGIINNLLSYIGIKGPKWIYDENWAMPSLILMSLWNVGGNIVLYLAALQGVPTEQYEAASIDGARWLDKFLNITLPGISPTLLFTTLTGVINSLQTFTQAYVMTNGGPNESTTFYAYYIYNNAFVYRKMGEASAQGWIMFAIICVISLLIMKTSAGKVYYDGGEEGDLL from the coding sequence ATGACGCACTCATCCAAGCTGGAAAGGGAGGAACGGCGCGGCTTTTTCCTGTTCATCTCCCCCTGGCTGATCGGCTTTGTCCTGCTGATGCTGGTTCCGATGCTCACCTCCGCGTATATCAGCCTGACCCGTTGGAATTTGCTCAAGCCGCCTGTCTTTGTGGGGCTTGAAAACTTCAAAACGATATTTGCGGATCCCCTGTTTTACAAGTCGATGCGGGTGACGTTTACATATACGCTGTTCGCCGTGCCGCTGAATATTGTCCTTTCCGTGTTCATGGCGATCCTGCTGAACAACAAGATCAAGGGCATGAACGTCTACCGCACGCTCTTCTACCTGCCGGCGGTCGTTTCGGGCGTCGTCATCGCGCTGGTGTGGATGTGGATGTTCCAGCCGGAGTTCGGCATCATCAACAACCTGCTCAGCTACATCGGCATCAAGGGCCCCAAGTGGATCTACGACGAAAACTGGGCGATGCCCTCGCTGATCCTCATGTCGCTGTGGAACGTGGGCGGCAACATCGTGCTGTACCTGGCGGCGCTTCAGGGCGTGCCGACGGAGCAGTACGAGGCGGCGAGCATCGACGGGGCCAGGTGGCTCGACAAGTTCCTGAACATCACGCTGCCGGGCATCAGCCCGACGCTCCTGTTCACCACGCTGACGGGCGTCATCAACTCCCTTCAGACGTTCACGCAGGCGTACGTGATGACCAACGGCGGGCCGAACGAATCGACGACGTTCTACGCTTATTACATCTACAACAACGCCTTCGTCTACCGCAAGATGGGAGAGGCGAGCGCGCAGGGATGGATCATGTTCGCGATCATCTGCGTGATCTCTCTGCTCATCATGAAGACGTCCGCGGGCAAGGTCTATTACGACGGCGGAGAGGAGGGGGATTTGCTATGA
- a CDS encoding IMP dehydrogenase, protein MAYFYDEPSHTFSEYLLIPGYSSADCIPSRVSLKTPVVKFRKGEEPSLTMNIPLVSAVMQSVSDDKMAIALAREGGISFIYGSQTVEQQADMVRRVKSYKAGFVQSDSNIRPDQTLADVLALKARTGHSTVAVTDDGTQNGKLIGIVTSRDYRVSRMDPGTQVREFMTPIENVIYAKEGISLKEANNVIWDHKLNALPILSEEGRLVAFVFRKDYDSHKGNPDELLDAQKRYVVGAGINTRDYEQRVPALVEAGADVLCIDSSEGYTEWQRRTLSFIRERYGDAVKVGAGNVVDRDGFRFLAEAGADFVKVGIGGGSICITRETKGIGRGQATAVIEVARARDEYFKETGVYVPICSDGGIVHDYHITLALAMGSDFCMLGRYFSRFDESPTNKVMVNGNYMKEYWGEGSARARNWQRYDKGGASKLSFEEGVDSYVPYAGSLHDNVGLTLAKVRSTMCNCGALTIPELQEKAKLTLVSSVSIVEGGAHDVVLKDNSATQVK, encoded by the coding sequence ATGGCTTACTTTTACGATGAACCATCGCATACCTTCAGTGAATATCTGCTGATTCCCGGCTATTCGTCGGCCGATTGCATCCCCTCCCGGGTGTCGCTGAAGACGCCGGTCGTGAAGTTCCGCAAGGGCGAGGAACCTTCGCTGACCATGAATATCCCGCTCGTTTCCGCGGTCATGCAGTCCGTATCGGACGACAAGATGGCCATCGCCCTGGCGCGCGAGGGCGGCATCTCCTTCATCTACGGCTCGCAGACGGTCGAGCAGCAGGCCGACATGGTCCGCCGCGTGAAGAGCTACAAGGCGGGCTTCGTGCAGAGCGATTCCAACATCCGCCCCGACCAGACGCTCGCGGACGTGCTTGCGCTCAAGGCGCGCACCGGCCACTCCACCGTGGCCGTCACCGACGACGGCACCCAGAACGGCAAGCTGATCGGCATCGTCACCAGCCGCGATTACCGCGTGAGCCGCATGGACCCCGGCACGCAGGTGCGCGAATTCATGACGCCCATCGAAAACGTCATCTACGCCAAGGAAGGCATCAGCCTGAAGGAAGCCAACAACGTCATTTGGGATCACAAGCTCAACGCGCTGCCGATCCTGAGCGAAGAGGGCCGCCTGGTGGCGTTCGTGTTCCGCAAGGACTACGATTCGCACAAGGGCAACCCGGACGAGCTGCTCGACGCGCAGAAGCGCTACGTCGTCGGCGCGGGCATCAACACGCGCGACTACGAGCAGCGCGTGCCCGCGCTGGTGGAGGCGGGCGCGGACGTGCTGTGCATCGACTCCTCCGAGGGCTACACCGAATGGCAGCGCCGCACGCTCTCCTTCATCCGCGAGCGCTACGGCGACGCGGTGAAGGTCGGCGCGGGCAACGTCGTGGACCGCGACGGCTTCCGCTTCCTGGCCGAGGCGGGCGCGGACTTCGTGAAGGTCGGCATCGGCGGCGGCTCCATCTGCATCACGCGAGAGACGAAGGGCATCGGCCGCGGCCAGGCGACGGCGGTGATCGAGGTGGCCCGCGCGCGCGACGAGTACTTCAAGGAGACGGGCGTGTACGTGCCGATCTGCTCCGACGGCGGCATCGTGCACGACTACCACATCACCCTGGCGCTGGCCATGGGCAGCGACTTCTGCATGCTGGGCCGCTACTTCTCCCGCTTCGACGAGAGCCCGACCAACAAGGTCATGGTGAACGGCAACTACATGAAGGAATACTGGGGCGAGGGCAGCGCCCGCGCGCGCAACTGGCAGCGCTACGACAAGGGCGGCGCGAGCAAGCTCTCGTTTGAAGAGGGCGTGGACTCCTACGTGCCCTACGCGGGCAGCCTGCACGACAACGTGGGCCTCACGCTGGCGAAGGTGCGCTCCACGATGTGCAACTGCGGCGCGCTCACGATTCCGGAATTGCAGGAGAAGGCCAAGCTGACGCTGGTTTCCTCCGTCAGCATCGTAGAGGGCGGCGCGCACGACGTGGTGCTCAAGGACAATTCGGCCACGCAGGTGAAGTAA
- a CDS encoding beta-L-arabinofuranosidase domain-containing protein, whose translation MQFTSQAAYTKLLPGEAMRRRDRDRAYMMRLTAENLLRSHYLEAGLIRMNYKPEGIHWGWDAPTSDIRGTVCGHWLSAAAHMIRETGDEELRARANFIVSEIGRCQRENGGRWAFPIPEKYMVRLRDGKNPWAPQYVCHKNMMGLLDMYRFAGNEQALEILRGCADWFYDFTRDISRETLSDMMDREETGGIMECWADLYAVTGDPRHLELMRRYERPRLAEPLLRGVDVLTNMHANATIPEIQGYARAYEVTGEAYYREVVEAYWKMAVEERGTFATGGQTSGEVWTPMGEFSARLGDKTQEHCTVYNMMRLAEYLLRWTGDARYADYWEKNLYNGIFAQGFWRSEEDEMLGAPHYRETTTVAYYQPLIPGATKRWGSELDDFWCCHCTLLQANAIHHESIYYDTGDGIAVAQYLPSVLETGRARISQTVNSETGGSMLQDSPLNRQVLSRPHHVSMRLCIRSAQKERWKLYLRLPGWLAGAARVEVNGQPQHWDETGDGFACLERVWDEDEVVVWLPKALRCESLPDDPSMVAFVDGPVCLAGLTSEEHLLYGDKEHPEKSLLCADDERQWQDWKTGWKTYHQPFGIRFKPLYQIGREAYTVYFPVEKK comes from the coding sequence ATGCAATTTACGTCACAGGCGGCTTACACGAAGCTGCTGCCCGGCGAGGCGATGCGCCGGCGCGACCGGGACCGTGCGTACATGATGCGCCTGACGGCCGAAAACCTGCTCCGTTCGCATTATCTGGAGGCGGGGCTGATCCGCATGAATTACAAGCCCGAGGGCATTCATTGGGGCTGGGACGCGCCCACATCGGACATTCGCGGCACGGTTTGCGGCCACTGGCTCAGCGCGGCGGCCCACATGATCCGCGAGACGGGCGACGAGGAGCTGCGGGCGCGCGCCAACTTCATCGTATCGGAGATTGGCCGCTGCCAGCGGGAGAACGGAGGCCGCTGGGCGTTCCCGATTCCGGAGAAGTACATGGTTCGCCTGCGCGACGGAAAGAACCCGTGGGCGCCGCAGTACGTCTGCCATAAGAACATGATGGGCCTTTTGGACATGTACCGCTTCGCCGGGAACGAGCAGGCGCTGGAAATCCTGCGCGGCTGCGCGGACTGGTTCTACGACTTCACGCGGGACATTTCGCGCGAGACCCTGAGCGACATGATGGACCGCGAGGAGACCGGCGGCATCATGGAATGCTGGGCGGACCTGTACGCCGTGACCGGCGACCCGCGCCATTTGGAGCTGATGCGCCGTTACGAGCGCCCGCGCCTCGCCGAACCGCTGCTGCGGGGCGTGGACGTGCTGACCAACATGCACGCGAACGCGACGATCCCGGAGATTCAGGGGTACGCGCGGGCGTACGAGGTGACCGGGGAGGCGTACTACCGCGAGGTGGTCGAGGCCTATTGGAAGATGGCGGTCGAGGAGCGCGGCACGTTTGCGACCGGCGGCCAGACCTCCGGCGAGGTGTGGACGCCCATGGGCGAGTTCTCGGCGCGCCTGGGCGACAAGACGCAGGAGCATTGCACGGTCTACAACATGATGCGGCTGGCGGAATACCTGCTGCGCTGGACGGGGGACGCCCGCTACGCCGACTACTGGGAAAAGAACCTGTACAACGGCATCTTCGCGCAGGGCTTCTGGCGCAGCGAGGAGGACGAAATGCTCGGCGCGCCGCACTACCGCGAGACGACGACCGTGGCGTACTACCAGCCGCTGATCCCGGGCGCGACCAAGCGCTGGGGTTCGGAGCTTGACGACTTCTGGTGCTGCCACTGCACGCTTTTGCAGGCCAACGCCATCCATCATGAGAGCATCTACTACGACACGGGCGACGGCATCGCCGTCGCGCAGTACCTGCCGTCCGTGCTCGAAACGGGGCGCGCGCGGATCTCGCAGACGGTGAACAGCGAAACGGGCGGAAGCATGCTGCAGGATTCCCCGCTGAACCGGCAGGTGCTCAGCCGTCCGCACCACGTGAGCATGCGCCTGTGCATCCGCTCCGCGCAGAAGGAGCGCTGGAAGCTCTATCTGCGCCTGCCGGGCTGGCTGGCCGGCGCGGCCCGCGTGGAGGTCAACGGGCAGCCGCAGCATTGGGATGAAACCGGGGACGGCTTTGCCTGCCTTGAGCGCGTGTGGGACGAGGACGAGGTGGTCGTCTGGCTGCCCAAGGCGCTGCGGTGCGAATCCCTGCCGGACGATCCAAGCATGGTCGCCTTCGTGGACGGCCCGGTGTGCCTGGCGGGCCTTACGAGCGAGGAGCACCTGCTCTACGGCGACAAGGAGCACCCGGAAAAGAGCCTGCTGTGCGCAGACGACGAGCGCCAATGGCAGGATTGGAAGACGGGCTGGAAGACGTATCATCAGCCGTTCGGCATCCGCTTTAAGCCGCTCTATCAGATCGGGCGCGAGGCGTATACGGTCTACTTTCCCGTGGAGAAGAAATAG
- a CDS encoding extracellular solute-binding protein: protein MKRTLCILMALALALACAMTAGAEGLSGTIRYSTWGSIAEKEVNEKIIAAFMEENPGCTVELEYIPENYPQKIDTMFLGGDAPDVIYGHPHQFASWAANDLLMNLNDLFEEEKDFFYDDKFATEMYPQYCYKGDHIATVNGHDCFLLFYNKDMFDEAGVAYPTDDWTWDDFVEAGKKLTQEVNGSMQYAMTFDDLYAIVASFGGQYFDDMTNPTAVAFNSPETVEALDFVQKCIYEYGIAPDTKNAELLGGSFTTGKVAMQITGAWGVAENAKITTFNWDIARVPKPAGREHKTMFYVAGYAVNADTKNPELAKAFAKYFQSDRAQELLAGPGLITVINKEIASSDAVLKGEGAPEHAYLRVDAVAEAVNGYPMLTNFEEMRTKVLTPAYDRLIAGSYGGADCAADIHSGLEALLPQGL, encoded by the coding sequence ATGAAACGGACACTTTGCATCCTGATGGCGTTGGCGCTGGCGCTCGCGTGCGCCATGACGGCGGGCGCGGAGGGCCTGAGCGGAACGATCCGCTACTCCACCTGGGGCTCGATTGCCGAGAAGGAAGTCAACGAGAAGATCATTGCCGCCTTCATGGAGGAGAACCCGGGCTGCACCGTGGAGCTCGAGTACATCCCGGAGAATTACCCGCAGAAGATCGACACCATGTTCCTGGGCGGCGACGCGCCCGACGTCATCTATGGCCACCCGCACCAGTTCGCGTCCTGGGCGGCGAACGACCTGCTGATGAACCTGAACGACCTGTTTGAGGAAGAAAAGGACTTCTTCTACGACGACAAGTTCGCGACGGAGATGTATCCGCAGTACTGCTACAAGGGAGATCACATCGCGACCGTCAACGGCCACGACTGCTTCCTGCTCTTCTACAACAAGGACATGTTCGACGAGGCGGGCGTCGCCTACCCGACGGACGACTGGACCTGGGACGACTTCGTGGAGGCGGGCAAGAAGCTGACCCAAGAGGTGAACGGCAGCATGCAGTACGCCATGACGTTTGACGACCTGTACGCGATCGTCGCGTCCTTCGGCGGGCAGTATTTCGACGACATGACCAACCCGACCGCCGTCGCGTTTAACAGCCCGGAGACCGTCGAGGCGCTGGACTTCGTGCAAAAGTGCATCTACGAATACGGCATCGCGCCGGACACGAAGAACGCGGAGCTGCTGGGCGGCTCGTTCACCACGGGCAAGGTGGCCATGCAGATCACCGGCGCGTGGGGCGTCGCGGAAAACGCCAAGATCACGACCTTTAACTGGGACATCGCCCGCGTGCCGAAGCCCGCTGGCCGCGAGCACAAGACCATGTTCTACGTCGCCGGCTACGCGGTGAACGCCGACACGAAGAACCCCGAGCTGGCCAAGGCGTTCGCGAAGTACTTCCAGTCTGACCGCGCGCAGGAGCTGCTGGCGGGGCCGGGCCTCATCACGGTCATCAACAAGGAGATCGCCTCTTCCGACGCGGTTTTGAAGGGCGAGGGCGCTCCCGAGCACGCCTACCTGCGCGTGGACGCGGTCGCCGAGGCGGTCAACGGCTACCCGATGCTGACCAACTTTGAAGAAATGCGCACCAAGGTGCTGACGCCTGCTTACGACCGCCTGATCGCGGGCAGCTACGGCGGGGCGGACTGCGCCGCCGACATTCACAGCGGCTTGGAAGCGCTGCTTCCCCAGGGACTGTAA
- the dhaL gene encoding dihydroxyacetone kinase subunit DhaL, translating to METRTFIFRWLRAASSMMRHEEALSRLDLEIGDGDHGVTIARGYAALCEDPQLAACESLEDFFQRGGELIAARMGGAIGPIYGLYYQAHAEAFAGAAEADVPGLAAAANAAVERIGRICRVKPGDKTVLDAMAPAAEALAANARAPLEDALASACRAAREGRDATKDMRARKGRARFLGEKSIGHVDAGASSYALWLEALLASMGGPE from the coding sequence GTGGAGACGAGGACGTTTATCTTCCGCTGGCTGCGGGCCGCATCGTCGATGATGCGCCATGAAGAGGCACTGAGCCGGTTGGATTTGGAGATCGGAGACGGGGATCACGGCGTGACCATCGCCCGCGGCTACGCGGCGCTGTGCGAGGACCCGCAGCTGGCGGCATGCGAGAGCCTGGAGGACTTTTTCCAAAGGGGCGGCGAACTGATCGCCGCCCGCATGGGGGGCGCGATCGGGCCGATCTACGGCCTTTATTACCAGGCCCACGCGGAGGCCTTTGCGGGGGCGGCGGAGGCGGACGTTCCGGGGCTCGCCGCCGCCGCGAACGCGGCGGTGGAGCGGATCGGGCGGATTTGCCGGGTAAAGCCGGGGGACAAGACGGTGCTGGACGCGATGGCCCCCGCCGCAGAGGCGTTGGCGGCAAACGCGCGGGCGCCGCTGGAGGATGCCCTGGCGTCGGCCTGCCGCGCTGCGCGGGAAGGCAGGGACGCGACGAAGGACATGCGGGCGCGCAAAGGGCGCGCGCGCTTTCTGGGAGAAAAATCGATCGGGCATGTAGATGCGGGCGCAAGCTCCTACGCGCTCTGGCTGGAAGCGCTGCTTGCCAGCATGGGCGGACCCGAATAA